The Betaproteobacteria bacterium DNA window GAGGACGTCTGCGTCGGCTGCAAGGTATGCACGATCGCCTGTCCTTTCGGCACGGTGAATTACGTCGCGGATATCGGCAAGGTGCAGAAATGCGACCTGTGCGGGGGGCAGCCGGCGTGCGCCGAAGCCTGTCCGACGGGGGCCATCACCTACATCGACGCCGACTGGACCGGGCTCGACCGCATGCGTCAGTGGGCCGACAAGGTCGGCAATCCGGCACACGCTTAACGGAGGATGCATCATGGGATGGGCACGTAAGGTCTTGCGCGTCGACCTGGCCAGGGGCACCTGTACGCCGGAGCCGCTCAACATGGGATGGGCGCAGGATTACCTCGGGCAGCGCGGGCTCGCGACGAGGTATCTGGTGGCCGAGACTGATCCGAAGGTCGATTCGCTGTCGCCGGAGAACAAGATGATCTGGGCGACTGGGCCGCTCACCGGCACGATGGCGTCCACCGGCGGGCGCTACTCGGTCATCACCAAGGGTCCACTCACCGGCGCCATCGCCTGCTCCAACTCCGGCGGCTACTTCGGGGCGGAGCTCAAGATGGCGGGCTGGGACATGGTGATCGTCGAGGGTAGGTCGGCGAAGCCGGTCTATCTCTGGATCGAGAACGACGTAGCCGAGCTGCGGGATGCCTCACACCTCTGGGGCACGACGGTCTGGCACACGGAGGAGACGATCAAGAAACAGCACCAGGATCCGCTGATCCGCGTGTCGTGCATCGGCCGCGCCGGCGAGAACGGCGTGCTCTTCGCTGCGATCGTGAACGACCTGCATCGCGCGGCCGGCCGCTCCGGTGTCGGCGCAGTGATGGGGTCGAAGAATCTCAAGGCCCTCGCCGTGCGCGGCACCCGCGGGACGACCGGCATCGCCGACCCGAAGGCGTTCATGAAGATCACCTTCGAGAAGAAGAAGATCCTCGCCGAGAACGCGGTCACCGGCCAGGGCCTGCCCAAGTACGGCACGCAGGTGCTGATGAACGTGATCAACGAGATCGGCGCGCTGCCCACCCGCAACCATCGCGACGTTCAGTTCGAAGGTGCCGGCCGGATTTCCGCCGAGGCCATGCACGAGAAGCGGCCGAGCGACGGCAAGTCGCATCTCGTCACCAATCAGGCCTGTTTCGGCTGCACGATCGCCTGCGGGCGCATTTCCAAGATCGACGAGAAGCACTTCACAGTGTCGACCAAGCCGGAATACTGGGGTGCCTCCGGCGGCCTCGAATACGAGGCGGCATGGGCGCTCGGTGCCGCGAACG harbors:
- a CDS encoding 4Fe-4S dicluster domain-containing protein; this encodes EDVCVGCKVCTIACPFGTVNYVADIGKVQKCDLCGGQPACAEACPTGAITYIDADWTGLDRMRQWADKVGNPAHA
- a CDS encoding aldehyde ferredoxin oxidoreductase family protein; translated protein: MGWARKVLRVDLARGTCTPEPLNMGWAQDYLGQRGLATRYLVAETDPKVDSLSPENKMIWATGPLTGTMASTGGRYSVITKGPLTGAIACSNSGGYFGAELKMAGWDMVIVEGRSAKPVYLWIENDVAELRDASHLWGTTVWHTEETIKKQHQDPLIRVSCIGRAGENGVLFAAIVNDLHRAAGRSGVGAVMGSKNLKALAVRGTRGTTGIADPKAFMKITFEKKKILAENAVTGQGLPKYGTQVLMNVINEIGALPTRNHRDVQFEGAGRISAEAMHEKRPSDGKSHLVTNQACFGCTIACGRISKIDEKHFTVSTKPEYWGASGGLEYEAAWALGAANGVDDLEALQYANLLCNEDGMDPISFGATVGAAMELYEMGVLTDADIGMEAPFGSAAALARLAEMTARGEGFGKLLGLGSKRLCEKYGHPELSMTVKGQEFPAYDSRGIQGMGLAYATANRGACHLRGYTVASEVLGIPVKTDPLTTDGKPALVKAFQDATSVFDSSGLCVFTSFAWTVADIQPQIQAACEGDWSMDKLNLMGERIWNMERQFNIAAGLGAKDDTLPPRLLNEPAKTGPAKGLVNGLAKMLPEYYEIRGWTPDGVPKPETLSRLGL